Proteins encoded together in one Bactrocera neohumeralis isolate Rockhampton chromosome 4, APGP_CSIRO_Bneo_wtdbg2-racon-allhic-juicebox.fasta_v2, whole genome shotgun sequence window:
- the LOC126756556 gene encoding angiotensin-converting enzyme, with amino-acid sequence MRRPLFGVVIFSVIAWINDVNAAATKQSDASKFISDASTRYYKLYNKIAEETYSSTDDEDFDTIFSKLTTVKRVAAELVTISEEASDYDLENIHDMQVKTALRNLRRVGELFVLGEDYFSSVLINFAALKELSTDKDIEPYLGGAYMPDQDDSSLAYYPDIQKIFQRSNDSDELKYYWETWREKNLVWSSVNFYTIIEAFQKAAKILDIPVLEFWFRCYNNKDFLREMERVMEDIKPAYKELHAFIRKELHEKYGGSVVNPRGPIPDHLFQQVREQAWQANSVIEPYFPKANLPPYDSFVAHYDAKDMIDAAENFYQSLGLDGLDKEFYEKQLKEQDESAENGDCRADIFDLTPHVYMKYCKKVEFRKFLQAHGYLGRLHYAKEKQNLPSYFFNSYDLEYPVGEAVILSASTPKHLQAIGLSKNFEFSDQILMNRLFRMGIHTMLNIPLYFVHTKVMTDLLNGTVEIERINKHYWELMVKYAGVEPPSDRPESAIDFPYNFYLDMEENHQTKKFVSEVLGYHFYRSFCEATHHKGYLHNCDFYGNMEIGNSLKSMMSLGSSKPWHDTLVRVLGTNSSLSGDALLAYYTPMLDWLKAKNRESKVKIGWNSSQKKIL; translated from the exons ATGCGTCGGCCTTTATTTGGCGTTGTGATATTTTCAGTCATCGCTTGGATCAAC gatGTCAACGCTGCAGCAACTAAGCAATCGGATGCGAGTAAATTCATTTCCGATGCCAGTACTCGTTATTATAAGCTTTATAATAAGATTGCAGAGGAAACATATTCATCCACAGATGACGAAGACTTTGAtacaatattttcgaaactgaCCACTGTCAAAAGAGTAGCTGCAGAACTGGTTACAATTTCCGAAGAGGCTAGTGATTATGATTTGGAGAATATCCATGATATGCAAGTGAAAACGGCCTTGCGGAATCTTCGAAGAGTTGGCGAGCTATTTGTCTTGGGAGAAGATTACTTTTCATCGGTGCTGATAAACTTCGCTGCTCTTAAAGAACTTTCAACAGATAAAGACATCGAACCTTATTTGGGTGGCGCGTATATGCCAGATCAAGACGATAGCTCGCTAGCGTACTATCCGGatatacagaaaatatttcagCGCAGCAATGATTCTGATGAACTGAAATACTATTGGGAGACTTGGCGCGAGAAAAATTTGGTTTGGTCTTCAGTTAATTTCTACACCATTATTGAAGCCTTTCAAAAGGCTGCTAAGATTCTAG acATACCGGTACTTGAATTTTGGTTTCGCTGCTacaataataaagattttttgcGGGAAATGGAACGAGTGATGGAAGACATTAAGCCCGCTTATAAAGAACTTCACGCATTCATTAGAAAGGAACTCCATGAGAAGTATGGTGGAAGTGTTGTTAACCCTAGAGGTCCTATTCCAGATCATTTGTTCCAACAAGTTCGAGAACAGGCTTGGCAGGCCAATAGCGTTATCGAACCATATTTTCCCAAGGCAAACCTGCCGCCATATGACAGTTTTGTGGCGCATTATGATGCAAAGGACATGATAGATGCAGCAGAAAATTTCTATCAATCTCTCGGGCTCGATGGATTAGACAAGGAATTCTATGAGAAGCAGTTGAAGGAGCAAGACGAGAGTGCTGAAAATGGAGATTGTAGAGCCGATATTTTCGATCTCACACCGCATGTATACATGAAATATTGTAAGAAGGTGGAGTTTAGAAAGTTTTTGCAAGCTCATGGCTATCTCGGACGGTTGCATTACgccaaagaaaagcaaaatctTCCATCGTACTTCTTCAATTCTTATGATTTAGAATATCCAGTAGGGGAAGCCGTAATTTTGTCAGCATCTACACCAAAACATTTACAAGCCATTGGACTTTCtaagaatttcgaattttcggatcaaattttaatgaatCGATTGTTTAGAATG GGTATTCATACAATGCTCAACATACCACTGTACTTCGTCCACACCAAGGTAATGACTGATCTGTTGAATGGTACAGTGGAAATCGAGAGAATTAACAAACATTACTGGGAACTTATGGTAAAATACGCTGGGGTGGAACCCCCCTCAGATCGTCCGGAAAGTGCTATTGATTTCccctataatttttatttggataTGGAGGAAAACCATCAGACCAA AAAGTTCGTATCTGAAGTTCTTGGCTACCATTTTTACCGCTCGTTTTGTGAAGCGACTCATCATAAGGGATACCTACATAACTGCGACTTTTACGGTAATATGGAAATCGGCAATTCTCTAAA ATCAATGATGTCTTTGGGTTCTTCAAAGCCTTGGCATGACACTCTGGTGAGAGTTTTAGGCACCAATTCAAGTCTAAGTGGGGACGCTTTGCTTGCTTATTATACGCCTATGTTGGATTGGTTAAAGGCGAAAAACCGTGAATCAAAAGTCAAAATAGGCTGGAATTCCAGTCAAAAAA aaatccTTTAA
- the LOC126756551 gene encoding phenoloxidase 2, translating to MADKKNLLLLFDRPNEPIFMEKGKAAVFDVPDKFLTDRYRPIGNEVQSRFGEKAEQRIPVRDIAVPDLRLPMSLPRDAQFSLFIPAHRRIAGRLIDIFMGLRSVDDLQSVAVYARDRVNPYLFNYALSVALLHRPDTKGLDLPSFAQNFPDKFVDSQVFRQVREEATVVPEGSRMPITIPRDYTASDLEPEHRLWYFREDLGINLHHWHWHLIYPFEAGDRAIVNKDRRGELFYYMHQQVVARYNLERFSNNLARVVRFNNLREPIAEGYFPKMDSLVSSRAWPPRFEDTRLSDLNRELDQINLDVSDLERWRDRIFEAISQGFATDESGNRVPLDEVRGIDVLGNMMESSIVSPNRSLYGDFHNMGHVFISYSHDPDHRHLESFGVMGDSATAMRDPVFYRWHAYIDDIFQEHKTRLSPYTLNELGYDGISVTGVQVSPEGGRPNVLQTFWQQSDIDLSRGMDFVPRGNVFARFTHLQHTPFTYTINVNNNSGAQRFGTVRIFLGPKVDERGQGMLFKDQRLLMIELDKFIVTLNPGQNTIRRRSTESSVTIPFERTFRNLDVSRPAAGSAEELEFNFCGCGWPNHMLIPKGLPEGLRCELFVMVSNYDQDRIEQQLVGTCSDAASYCGVRDRLYPDRRPMGYPFDRLSRAGADRLVNFLTPNMSIVDVVVRHENRVVLRNT from the exons ATGGCCGATAAAAAGAATCTTTTATTGCTCTTCGATCGTCCCAATGAACCCATTTTTATGGAGAAGGGAAAGGCTGCCGTTTTCGATGTTCCCGACAAGTTTCTCACCGATCGTTACCGTCCCATCGGTAATGAGGTGCAGAGCCGTTTTGGTGAAAAGGCTGAACAACGTATTCCAGTTAGAGACATAGCTGTCCCAGATCTTCGTCTACCAATGTCGCTGCCAAGAGATGCAcaattttcgctttttattcCGGCTCATCGACGTATTGCCGGTCGTTTAATTGACATTTTCATGGGATTGCGCTCTGTTGATGATCTTCAGAGTGTAGCTGTATATGCCCGAGATCGGGTGAATCCGTATTTGTTCAATTATGCACTATCTGTGGCGCTACTTCATCGACCGGACACCAAAGGACTTGATTTACCATCCTTTGCACAAAATTTTCCCGACAAATTTGTAGACTCCCAAGTTTTTCGACAAGTACGTGAAGAAGCTACCGTAGTTCCCGAGGGATCGCGTATGCCAATTACCATTCCGCGGGATTATACCGCTTCCGATCTAGAGCCCGAACATCGATTATGGTATTTCCGGGAAGACCTTGGAATTAATCTCCATCATTGGCATTGGCATTTGATATACCCTTTTGAAGCTGGTGATCGAGCTATTGTGAATAAGGATCGTCGCGGTGAGCTCTTCTACTACATGCATCAACAAGTAGTGGCCCGCTACAATTTAGAGCGTTTCAGTAATAATCTCGCACGAGTAGTGCGCTTTAACAATTTACGAGAACCAATCGCAGAGGGTTACTTCCCAAAGATGGATTCTTTGGTTTCTAGTCGCGCTTGGCCACCACGATTCGAAGACACAAGGTTGTCGGACCTAAACCGAGAGTTGGATCAAATTAATTTAGATGTAAGTGATTTGGAGCGCTGGAGGGATCGTATTTTTGAAGCTATATCCCAAGGTTTTGCCACTGAT gaAAGTGGCAATCGTGTGCCATTGGACGAAGTGCGCGGAATTGATGTTTTGGGCAACATGATGGAGTCATCTATTGTATCACCCAATCGTAGTTTGTATGGTGATTTCCATAATATGGGGCATGTGTTTATTTCCTATTCCCACGATCCCGATCATCGTCATTTGGAATCCTTTGGTGTAATGGGAGATTCTGCCACTGCTATGCGTGATCCTGTGTTTTACAGATGGCACGCGTACATCGATGACATTTTCCAAGAACACAAGACTCGCCTTTCTCCATACACCCTAAATGAACTCGGCTATGATGGTATTTCTGTTACGGGTGTACAGGTGAGTCCCGAAGGCGGTCGACCAAATGTACTTCAAACATTTTGGCAACAATCTGACATCGATTTGTCCCGAGGAATGGACTTTGTGCCACGTGGTAATGTATTTGCCCGTTTCACTCATCTTCAACATACACCATTCACCTACACCATTAACGTCAACAACAATAGCGGTGCACAGCGATTTGGTACAGTACGTATCTTTCTGGGACCGAAAGTAGATGAACGCGGACAAGGAATGCTCTTCAAGGATCAACGTTTACTCATGATTGAATTAGATAAATTCATTGTAACCT TAAATCCTGGCCAAAACACCATTCGTCGCCGATCGACTGAGTCCAGCGTCACCATTCCCTTCGAGCGCACATTCCGCAATTTAGATGTAAGTCGCCCAGCAGCAGGTAGTGCAGAGGAACTAGAATTCAACTTCTGTGGCTGTGGATGGCCCAATCACATGCTTATTCCGAAAGGTTTGCCCGAAGGTCTACGCTGTGAGCTGTTTGTAATGGTGTCCAACTACGATCAAGATAGG ATCGAGCAACAATTGGTGGGCACATGCAGCGACGCAGCCTCCTATTGTGGTGTGCGAGATCGTCTCTATCCGGATCGGCGACCTATGGGATATCCTTTTGACCGCCTGTCACGCGCTGGGGCGGACCGTCTGGTCAATTTCTTGACACCAAATATGAGCATTGTCGACGTTGTTGTTCGCCACGAAAACCGTGTTGTACTTCGTAACACTTAA